In Odontesthes bonariensis isolate fOdoBon6 chromosome 6, fOdoBon6.hap1, whole genome shotgun sequence, one genomic interval encodes:
- the rchy1 gene encoding RING finger and CHY zinc finger domain-containing protein 1, translated as MNTSHAYGDPNVRGNMAVPDGCEHYVRSCLLKAPCCGKLYVCRLCHDAEENHQMDRFKVKEVQCSECQTLQQAQQACKQCHRQFGEYYCDICHLFDKDKKQYHCQPCGICRIGPREKYFHCEKCNLCLAQDLQGNHKCVENVSRQNCPVCMEDIHTSRIGAHVLPCGHLLHKTCFDDMIRTGAYRCPLCMHSGWDMKDHWDQIDKEVAQSPMPPEYQGVTVKVICNDCQAHCTVPFHVLGMKCTGCGSYNTAQDGGLIQQQQQQQQEEEDNENEAETDPEPEQQDQQESPLPHQ; from the exons ATGAACACGTCTCATGCGTATGGAGATCCTAATGTTAGAGGAAACATGGCAGTACCAGATGGCTGTGAGCATTATGTTCGCAGCTGTTTATtgaaa GCCccttgctgtggtaaactgtATGTGTGTCGGCTGTGCCACGATGCAGAGGAGAACCACCAGATGGATCGCTTCAAAGTCAAAGAGGTGCAGTGCTCTGAGTGTCAAACCCTGCAGCAG GCACAGCAGGCATGTAAGCAGTGCCACAGGCAGTTTGGGGAGTATTACTGTGACATTTGCCACTTGTTTGACAAGGATAAGAAGCAGTACCACTGTCAGCCTTGTGGAATATGCAG gATTGGACCAAGGGAGAAGTACTTTCATTGCGAGAAGTGCAATTTGTGTTTAGCCCAGGATCTGCAAGGAAACCACAAG TGTGTTGAAAATGTATCAAGGCAGAACTGCCCGGTGTGCATGGAG GATATTCACACGTCCAGAATCGGCGCCCATGTTCTGCCATGTGGCCATCTTTTACACAA GACCTGCTTTGATGACATGATCAGAACAGG aGCATATCGGTGCCCTCTGTGTATGCATTCTGGTTGGGACATGAAGGACCACTGGGATCAGATAGACAAAGAGGTTGCTCAATCACCAATGCCCCCTGAATACCAGGGTGTTACTGTCAAA GTTATATGTAACGATTGTCAAGCCCACTGCACGGTGCCTTTCCACGTGTTGGGGATGAAGTGCACTGGCTGCGGGTCCTATAACACGGCACAGGACGGAGgactgatccagcagcagcagcagcagcagcaggaggaggaggataacGAGAATGAAGCTGAAACAGACCCGGAGCCAGAGCAGCAAGATCAACAGGAGTCCCCTCTGCCACATCAATAG